GGCCGCCGCCAAGGTCATGACGACCACCGCGCACTATCTCTGAGCGTCGAGGACGCCCCGCACCCGGTGCAGCGGTCGCGGCCGGCAAGCCTGCTCAGGCCTCGACGATGTCGAAGCTGGTCGTGATCTCGGCGGTCTTGGCCAGCATGATGCTGGCGGAGCAGTACTTGTCGTGAGACATCTGCACCGCGCGCTCCACTGCGGCGGGCGGCAGGTCCTTGCCGGTCACGACGAAGTGCATGTGGATCCGGGTGAAGACCTTGGGCTCCACTTCCGCCCGCTCGGCCTTCAGCTGCACCTGGCAGCCGCGCACGTCGTGGCGGCCGCGCTTGAGGATCAACACCACGTCATAGGCGGTGCAGCCGCCGGTGCCGGCCAGCACGGTTTCCATCGGCCGCGGAGCCAGGTCACGGCCGCCGCCGTCGGGTGCGCCGTCCATCGTCAGCAGGTGTCCACTGCCGGTTTCGGCCGAGAAAGCCATGCCGGAAGCCGGCAGCCAGTTCACTGTGCATTCCATGAGTATGATTTTCTAGAGATGTGAAGAAAGTCTCGATTTTGTGCGGCGCGGCGCGGCCCAGGCCGTCCATGACGCCTCGCAAA
This genomic stretch from Eleftheria terrae harbors:
- a CDS encoding OsmC family protein, which translates into the protein MECTVNWLPASGMAFSAETGSGHLLTMDGAPDGGGRDLAPRPMETVLAGTGGCTAYDVVLILKRGRHDVRGCQVQLKAERAEVEPKVFTRIHMHFVVTGKDLPPAAVERAVQMSHDKYCSASIMLAKTAEITTSFDIVEA